From a region of the uncultured Jannaschia sp. genome:
- a CDS encoding DUF817 domain-containing protein: MSAGTDRGTRFLERRLGDWARARLPAGVVEAVMFVLKQGWAALFGGLFLIAIVASRAVWSEDWALTRYDGLFLFAVATQAGMIALRLESWAEARVIFLFHLTGTAMEVFKLAQGSWYYPDTGIFEIGGVPLFSGFMYAAVGSYIARVIRVFDMAFAPMPPFWVLAVLGAAIYGNFFWHHWVWDMRYVLMAATVILFGRTRVWFRVSDRFWWMPMPLAALLAAGAIFVAENVGTFTQTWVYAGQGEGQPVPWGKFGSWYLLLWVSFATVTLVMRDALMRGPWRPDGVAAADAGARVGASP; this comes from the coding sequence TTGAGCGCGGGGACGGATCGCGGGACACGGTTCCTGGAGCGGCGGCTGGGCGACTGGGCCCGCGCGCGGCTGCCGGCGGGCGTGGTCGAGGCGGTGATGTTCGTCCTCAAGCAGGGCTGGGCCGCGCTCTTCGGCGGGCTGTTCCTGATCGCCATCGTCGCCAGCCGCGCGGTCTGGTCCGAGGACTGGGCGCTGACGCGCTATGACGGCCTCTTCCTCTTCGCGGTGGCGACGCAGGCGGGGATGATCGCGCTCCGCCTCGAGAGCTGGGCCGAGGCGCGGGTGATCTTCCTCTTCCACCTGACGGGCACCGCGATGGAGGTGTTCAAGCTGGCGCAGGGGTCGTGGTATTATCCCGACACGGGGATCTTCGAGATCGGGGGCGTGCCGCTCTTCTCGGGGTTCATGTACGCCGCCGTCGGCAGCTACATCGCCCGCGTGATCCGCGTCTTCGACATGGCGTTCGCCCCGATGCCGCCCTTCTGGGTGCTTGCGGTACTCGGGGCCGCGATCTACGGCAACTTCTTCTGGCACCACTGGGTCTGGGACATGCGCTACGTGCTGATGGCCGCGACGGTGATCCTCTTCGGCCGCACGCGCGTCTGGTTCCGGGTGTCCGATCGGTTCTGGTGGATGCCGATGCCGCTGGCCGCACTCCTGGCGGCGGGCGCGATCTTCGTGGCCGAGAACGTCGGCACCTTCACCCAGACCTGGGTCTATGCGGGCCAAGGCGAGGGCCAGCCGGTGCCCTGGGGCAAGTTCGGGTCGTGGTATCTGCTGCTCTGGGTCAGCTTCGCGACCGTCACGCTGGTGATGCGCGACGCGTTGATGCGGGGCCCATGGCGGCCGGACGGGGTTGCCGCGGCGGACGCGGGGGCTAGGGTCGGGGCGTCCCCCTGA
- a CDS encoding VOC family protein: MPITYLHTMVRVKDLDASIAFYKLLGLVERRRSESEQGRFTLVFMCPPDQADGHADVELTYNWDGDESLPSDSRHFGHLAYTVDDIYATCQHLMDNGVTINRPPRDGHMAFVRSPDNISVELLQAGDRKAPAEPWASMENTGHW, from the coding sequence ATGCCCATCACCTATCTGCACACCATGGTCCGGGTGAAGGACCTCGACGCCTCGATCGCCTTCTACAAGCTCCTCGGCCTCGTCGAGCGCCGCCGCAGCGAGAGCGAGCAGGGCCGTTTCACGCTGGTCTTCATGTGTCCGCCCGATCAGGCGGATGGCCATGCGGATGTCGAGCTGACCTACAATTGGGACGGCGATGAAAGCCTGCCGTCCGACAGCCGCCATTTCGGGCATCTCGCCTATACGGTCGACGACATCTACGCGACCTGCCAGCACCTGATGGACAACGGCGTGACCATCAATCGCCCGCCCCGCGACGGGCACATGGCCTTCGTGCGCTCGCCCGACAACATCTCGGTCGAGCTTCTGCAGGCGGGCGATCGCAAGGCCCCGGCGGAGCCTTGGGCCAGCATGGAAAACACCGGCCACTGGTAG
- a CDS encoding Mth938-like domain-containing protein, producing MNLTEVTFDDAQPFDGYGPGFFRIGGEVVEGATLLHAGGRRAWDGFTDAAALTALAGDVDVILVGTGTEIAHVPGDLRAAVEDAGLGLEVMNTPAACRTYNVLVGEGRRVAAAVLPVA from the coding sequence ATGAACCTGACCGAAGTGACCTTCGACGACGCCCAGCCCTTCGACGGCTACGGGCCCGGCTTCTTCCGCATCGGCGGCGAGGTGGTCGAGGGCGCGACGCTTCTGCATGCCGGCGGGCGCAGGGCATGGGACGGGTTCACGGATGCCGCCGCGCTGACCGCGCTGGCGGGGGATGTGGACGTGATCCTGGTGGGGACGGGGACCGAGATCGCCCATGTGCCGGGCGATCTGCGCGCGGCGGTCGAGGACGCGGGACTGGGGCTCGAGGTGATGAACACCCCCGCCGCCTGCCGGACCTACAACGTTCTGGTGGGCGAGGGGCGGCGGGTCGCCGCTGCCGTCCTGCCGGTCGCCTGA
- a CDS encoding sulfite exporter TauE/SafE family protein has product MPDGLVAALAMPGIGWLVAAALAAGVVYGFAGFGAALIFMPVAARVATPEVAVAAFSVSAVGSAITMLPKTWPACDKRATGLMIAAAAVTMPLGVMLLTRLPETPLRWAICIIVAITLAAVMSGWKLRLSDAAGPRLGIGAAAGVVGGSTGLLGPVVILVTLAGGGQAARMRANLATFLTTVTLVLLPALWWQGVLPPPVLWAGLILLPVYMAGTLIGQRLFQPGAERLYRGIAYAVVAGAVVLGLPV; this is encoded by the coding sequence ATGCCTGACGGTCTTGTCGCCGCGCTGGCCATGCCGGGAATCGGGTGGCTGGTGGCGGCGGCGCTGGCGGCGGGCGTCGTCTACGGCTTCGCGGGCTTCGGGGCCGCTCTGATCTTCATGCCGGTGGCCGCGCGGGTCGCGACGCCCGAGGTGGCGGTCGCGGCCTTCTCGGTCTCGGCGGTCGGCTCGGCCATCACCATGCTGCCGAAGACCTGGCCCGCCTGCGACAAGCGCGCCACGGGACTGATGATCGCCGCCGCGGCGGTCACCATGCCGCTGGGCGTGATGCTGTTGACGCGGCTGCCGGAAACCCCGCTCCGCTGGGCGATCTGCATCATCGTCGCGATCACGCTGGCCGCCGTCATGTCGGGCTGGAAGCTGCGCTTGTCGGATGCGGCGGGGCCGCGCCTCGGGATCGGGGCGGCCGCGGGCGTGGTGGGGGGCTCGACGGGTCTGCTGGGACCGGTTGTGATCCTCGTGACGCTGGCGGGCGGGGGACAGGCGGCGCGAATGCGCGCGAATCTCGCCACCTTCCTGACGACCGTGACGCTGGTGCTGCTGCCCGCGCTCTGGTGGCAGGGCGTGCTGCCGCCGCCCGTGCTTTGGGCGGGGCTGATCCTTCTGCCGGTCTACATGGCGGGCACGCTGATCGGACAGCGGCTGTTCCAGCCGGGGGCCGAACGGCTTTATCGCGGGATCGCCTATGCGGTGGTGGCGGGGGCGGTGGTGCTGGGCCTGCCGGTCTGA
- the secF gene encoding protein translocase subunit SecF, with protein MRLRLVPQQTSFDFFKWRKVTFGASIVAMIASIAIWLIVGLNFGIDFLGGTTIRTESTQSVDVGAYRDALTPLGLGDVTITEVFDPTFEAGRNVAQVRIQAQDGAESVTPATIAAVEAALQGVDPSITFPSVESVGPKVSGELITTALLAVGASLVAILFYIWLRFEWQFSIGAIAALVHDVVLTIGIFSLLQIRFDLATIAAILTIIGYSINDTVVLFDRLRENLIKYKKTPLQEVMNLSTNETLSRTLMTSGTTLLALLALLVLGGDVIRGFVFAIFWGIIVGTYSSVYVAKNVVLMLGIDRDPKKPSDAGTQFADVDA; from the coding sequence ATGCGCCTTCGCCTCGTCCCCCAGCAGACCAGCTTTGACTTCTTCAAGTGGCGGAAGGTCACCTTCGGCGCGTCGATCGTGGCGATGATCGCGTCGATCGCGATCTGGCTGATCGTCGGGCTGAACTTCGGGATCGACTTCCTCGGCGGCACGACGATCCGCACCGAGTCCACGCAATCGGTCGATGTCGGCGCCTACCGGGACGCGCTGACGCCGCTGGGGCTGGGGGACGTCACCATCACCGAGGTGTTCGACCCCACCTTCGAGGCCGGGCGCAACGTCGCGCAGGTCCGCATCCAGGCACAGGACGGCGCGGAATCCGTGACCCCGGCCACCATCGCCGCGGTCGAGGCGGCGCTGCAGGGCGTCGATCCGTCGATCACCTTCCCGTCCGTCGAAAGCGTCGGGCCGAAGGTCTCGGGCGAGCTCATCACGACGGCGCTGCTCGCCGTTGGAGCGTCGCTCGTGGCGATCCTGTTCTACATCTGGCTGCGCTTCGAATGGCAGTTCTCGATCGGGGCCATCGCGGCCCTCGTCCACGACGTGGTGCTGACCATCGGCATCTTCAGCCTGCTGCAGATCCGCTTCGACCTGGCCACGATCGCGGCGATCCTGACGATCATCGGCTATTCGATCAACGATACGGTCGTCCTCTTCGACCGGCTGCGCGAGAACCTCATCAAGTACAAGAAGACCCCGTTGCAGGAGGTCATGAACCTCTCGACCAACGAGACGCTGAGCCGGACCTTGATGACCTCGGGCACGACGCTCCTGGCGCTGCTGGCACTCCTCGTCCTCGGAGGCGATGTGATCCGCGGCTTCGTCTTCGCGATCTTCTGGGGCATCATCGTCGGCACCTATTCGTCGGTCTATGTGGCCAAAAATGTCGTGCTGATGCTGGGCATCGACCGCGATCCGAAGAAGCCCTCGGACGCCGGGACGCAATTCGCGGACGTGGATGCCTGA
- the secD gene encoding protein translocase subunit SecD, with protein sequence MLQIALWKRLGIILVCLAGLALALPNVFYTRAERHNDAVTALERGAIATPEIEADLALWPEILPSSLVNLGLDLRGGAHLLAEVQLGDVYAARLDGYWPEVRDALREVRDQIGTIRRQDSPTDELRVRFSEPSGAQAAADAVRALAQPIVSLTGVGQSDIDVDVTGDILTVTLSDAERTATDDRTMQQSLEIIRRRVDEAGTREPTIQRQGADRILIQVPGIGSAQELKELIGTTARLTFHPVVSRSGSAETVVDADQLLHPSMDEAGAYYILERTPVVTGDDLVDSQPAFDQNGLPAVTFRFNPSGARAFGEFTANNVGAPFAIVLDEEVVTAPVIRQAITGGSGQITGNFDVAEANRLSILLRAGALPAEMTFLEERTIGPELGQDSIDAGQVASLVAMAAVVVFMVAAYGLFGVFATVALGINVALIFGILSLIGGTLTLPGIAGIVLTIGMAVDANVLVFERIREELRTAKGPARAIELGYERALSAIVDANITTFIIATILFTLGSGPVRGFAVTLGIGILTSVFTAIFVTRLLIILWFERRRPKQIEV encoded by the coding sequence ATGCTTCAGATCGCGCTCTGGAAGCGTCTGGGCATCATCCTCGTCTGCCTCGCCGGGCTGGCGCTGGCGCTGCCCAACGTCTTCTACACCCGCGCCGAGCGGCATAATGACGCCGTCACGGCACTCGAGCGCGGCGCGATCGCGACCCCCGAGATCGAGGCCGATCTGGCGCTCTGGCCCGAGATCCTTCCGTCGAGCCTCGTCAATCTGGGACTCGACCTGCGGGGCGGGGCGCATCTCCTGGCCGAGGTGCAGCTCGGCGACGTCTACGCCGCACGGCTCGACGGCTACTGGCCCGAGGTGCGCGACGCACTCCGCGAGGTGCGCGACCAGATCGGCACCATCCGCCGGCAGGACAGCCCGACCGACGAATTGCGCGTGCGCTTCTCCGAGCCCTCGGGCGCGCAGGCCGCCGCCGACGCCGTCCGTGCGCTGGCGCAGCCCATCGTCTCGCTGACGGGCGTCGGGCAGTCCGATATCGATGTGGACGTCACGGGCGACATCCTGACGGTCACGCTTTCGGATGCGGAGCGGACCGCGACCGACGACCGCACGATGCAGCAATCGCTCGAGATCATCCGTCGCCGCGTCGACGAGGCGGGCACCCGCGAGCCGACGATCCAGCGTCAGGGCGCGGACCGCATCCTGATCCAGGTGCCGGGCATCGGCTCGGCACAGGAGTTGAAGGAGCTGATCGGGACGACCGCGCGGCTGACCTTCCACCCGGTCGTCAGCCGGTCGGGCAGCGCCGAGACGGTCGTCGATGCCGACCAGCTTCTGCATCCGTCGATGGACGAGGCGGGGGCGTATTACATCCTGGAGCGCACGCCCGTCGTGACCGGCGACGATCTCGTGGACAGCCAGCCGGCCTTCGACCAGAACGGCCTGCCGGCGGTCACGTTCCGCTTCAATCCGTCGGGCGCGCGGGCCTTCGGCGAGTTCACCGCCAACAATGTCGGCGCGCCCTTCGCCATCGTGCTGGACGAGGAGGTCGTGACCGCCCCCGTCATCCGCCAGGCGATCACGGGCGGGTCGGGCCAGATCACCGGCAATTTCGACGTGGCCGAGGCGAACCGCCTGTCGATCCTTCTGCGCGCGGGCGCGCTTCCGGCCGAGATGACCTTCCTCGAGGAACGCACCATCGGCCCCGAGCTGGGTCAGGACAGCATCGACGCGGGCCAGGTCGCGTCGCTGGTGGCGATGGCGGCGGTGGTGGTGTTCATGGTTGCGGCCTACGGCCTCTTCGGGGTGTTCGCGACGGTGGCGCTGGGCATCAACGTGGCGCTGATCTTCGGCATCCTCAGCCTGATCGGCGGCACGCTGACGCTGCCGGGGATCGCGGGGATCGTGCTGACCATCGGCATGGCGGTGGACGCCAACGTGCTGGTCTTCGAGCGTATCCGCGAGGAGCTGCGCACCGCCAAGGGCCCCGCGCGGGCGATCGAGCTGGGCTACGAGCGGGCGCTGTCGGCCATCGTCGACGCCAACATCACGACCTTCATCATCGCCACGATCCTCTTCACCCTCGGCTCCGGCCCGGTGCGGGGCTTCGCGGTAACGCTGGGGATCGGCATCCTGACCTCGGTCTTCACGGCGATCTTCGTCACACGGCTTCTGATCATCCTGTGGTTCGAACGCCGCCGCCCCAAGCAGATCGAGGTCTGA
- the yajC gene encoding preprotein translocase subunit YajC yields the protein MFATPAYAQGADIAAGFGSFVPLILIFAIMYFLLIRPQQKKVKEHKAMVEALRRGDQVVTQGGLIGKVSKVKEDGELEVEIAEGVKVRVVRATIAQVLSKTEPAG from the coding sequence ATGTTCGCCACTCCCGCCTATGCCCAGGGCGCCGATATCGCCGCCGGTTTCGGCAGCTTCGTCCCCCTGATCCTGATCTTCGCGATCATGTATTTCCTGCTGATCCGTCCGCAGCAGAAGAAGGTGAAGGAACACAAGGCGATGGTCGAGGCGCTGCGCCGGGGTGATCAGGTCGTCACGCAGGGCGGGCTGATCGGCAAGGTGTCCAAGGTCAAGGAAGACGGCGAACTCGAGGTCGAGATCGCCGAGGGCGTGAAGGTCCGCGTCGTCCGCGCCACGATCGCGCAGGTTTTGTCGAAGACCGAACCGGCGGGCTGA
- the serS gene encoding serine--tRNA ligase codes for MHDIRTIRDDPAAFDAGLARRGLAPMSSELLALDTARRATITASEAALAERNAASKQVGAAKASGDEAEFERLRGLVADKKAEIARLEDEARETDAALRTALLEIPNLPDADVPDGADEGDNVEVNRWGTPATFDFAAKEHFEIAGVAPGMDFETAAKLSGSRFVMLTGGVARVHRALAQFMLDTHIAENGLTEVNAPVMVREEAMYGTGQLPKFGEDSYQTHEGMWLIPTSEVSLTNIVAGHTIDETYLPRRYTAHSLCFRSEAGSAGRDTAGMLRQHQFEKVEMVSVTHPDRSRDELDRMTRCAEGLLEKLGLPYRTVVLCTGDMGFGARRTHDIEVWLPGQDAYREISSCSTTGDFQARRMNARFKPAGGGKPEFVHTLNGSGLAVGRCLIAVLENGQQADGSVTLPEVLSPWLGGKLTLTPDGDLV; via the coding sequence ATGCACGATATCCGCACCATCCGCGACGATCCCGCCGCCTTCGACGCCGGGCTCGCGCGTCGGGGCCTCGCACCGATGTCGTCGGAGCTTCTGGCGCTCGACACCGCACGGCGCGCGACGATCACCGCATCCGAGGCCGCCCTGGCCGAGCGGAACGCGGCCTCGAAGCAGGTGGGCGCGGCCAAGGCGTCGGGCGACGAAGCGGAGTTCGAGCGGCTGCGCGGCCTTGTGGCCGACAAGAAGGCCGAGATCGCGCGGCTGGAGGACGAGGCGCGTGAGACCGACGCCGCGCTCCGCACCGCCCTCCTCGAAATCCCGAACCTGCCCGATGCGGACGTGCCCGATGGCGCGGACGAGGGGGACAACGTGGAGGTGAACCGCTGGGGCACGCCGGCCACGTTCGACTTCGCCGCGAAGGAGCATTTCGAGATCGCGGGCGTCGCGCCCGGCATGGATTTCGAGACCGCCGCCAAGCTCTCCGGCAGCCGCTTCGTGATGCTCACCGGCGGCGTCGCCCGCGTGCACCGCGCGCTCGCGCAGTTCATGCTCGACACCCACATCGCCGAGAACGGCCTGACCGAGGTCAATGCGCCCGTCATGGTCCGCGAGGAGGCGATGTACGGCACCGGCCAACTCCCGAAGTTCGGCGAAGACAGCTACCAGACCCACGAGGGGATGTGGCTGATCCCGACCTCCGAGGTCTCGCTGACGAACATCGTCGCGGGCCACACCATCGACGAGACCTATTTGCCGCGCCGCTACACCGCGCACAGCCTCTGCTTCCGCTCCGAAGCCGGGTCGGCGGGCCGCGACACCGCCGGGATGCTCCGCCAGCACCAGTTCGAGAAGGTCGAGATGGTTTCGGTCACCCATCCGGACCGGAGCCGCGACGAGCTCGACCGCATGACGCGCTGCGCCGAGGGGCTTCTCGAAAAGCTCGGTCTGCCCTACCGGACGGTCGTGCTCTGCACCGGCGACATGGGCTTCGGCGCGCGGCGCACCCATGACATCGAGGTCTGGCTGCCGGGGCAGGATGCCTATCGCGAGATTTCCTCCTGCTCGACCACGGGCGATTTCCAGGCCCGCCGGATGAACGCGCGCTTCAAACCCGCGGGCGGCGGCAAGCCGGAATTCGTGCATACGCTCAACGGCTCTGGCCTCGCGGTCGGGCGCTGTCTCATCGCGGTGCTGGAGAACGGGCAGCAGGCCGACGGCTCGGTGACGCTACCGGAGGTGCTGAGCCCGTGGCTCGGCGGCAAGCTGACGCTGACGCCCGACGGTGATCTGGTCTAG
- a CDS encoding peptide chain release factor 3 yields MRDMLDNAPTLPPEIGRRRTFAIISHPDAGKTTLTEKFLLYGGAIQMAGQVRAKGEARRTRSDFMKMEQDRGISVSASAMSFDFHRGADEYRFNLVDTPGHSDFSEDTYRTITAVDAAVMVIDGAKGVESQTQKLFEVCRLRDLPILTFCNKMDRESRDTFDIIDEIQENLAIDVTPASWPIGVGRDFLGCYDLLHDRLELMDRADRNKVAESVSISGLDDPKLAQHIPADQLATLREEVEMARELLPAFDRDAFLEGSLTPIWFGSAINSFGVQELMTGIAEYGPAPQPQRAEPRQVSADETNVTGFVFKVQANMDPKHRDRVAFVRLASGHFERGMKLTHVRSKKPMAISNPVLFLAADRELAEEAWAGDIIGIPNHGQLRIGDALTEGEALRFTGIPSFAPELLQGVRAGDPMKAKHLEKALMQFAEEGAAKVFKPAIGSGFIVGVVGALQFEVLASRIELEYGLPVRFDQSQFQSARWLSGPKDAVEAVIAKNPQHIAHDNDGDPVFLTRLQWDIDRIERDHPEVTLSATKEMMS; encoded by the coding sequence ATGCGCGACATGCTCGACAACGCCCCCACGCTCCCGCCCGAGATCGGCCGCCGCCGGACCTTCGCGATCATCAGTCACCCGGACGCGGGCAAGACGACGCTGACCGAGAAATTCCTGCTCTATGGTGGCGCGATCCAGATGGCCGGACAGGTCCGCGCCAAGGGCGAGGCGCGGCGCACGCGGTCGGATTTCATGAAGATGGAGCAGGATCGCGGCATCTCGGTCAGCGCGTCCGCCATGTCATTCGACTTCCACCGCGGCGCGGACGAGTATCGCTTCAACCTCGTGGACACGCCGGGCCACTCGGACTTCTCCGAGGACACCTATCGCACGATTACCGCCGTCGATGCCGCCGTGATGGTGATCGACGGCGCCAAGGGCGTGGAGAGCCAGACCCAGAAGCTCTTCGAGGTCTGCCGCCTGCGGGACCTGCCGATCCTGACCTTCTGCAACAAGATGGATCGCGAAAGCCGGGACACGTTCGACATCATCGACGAAATCCAGGAGAACCTCGCCATCGACGTCACCCCGGCCTCCTGGCCCATCGGGGTCGGGCGCGATTTCCTCGGGTGTTACGATCTTCTCCACGACCGGCTGGAGCTGATGGACCGCGCGGATCGCAACAAGGTCGCCGAAAGCGTGTCGATCAGCGGGCTGGACGATCCCAAGCTCGCCCAGCACATCCCTGCGGACCAGCTCGCGACCTTGCGCGAGGAGGTCGAGATGGCGCGCGAGCTGCTGCCCGCCTTCGACCGGGACGCGTTTCTCGAAGGATCGCTGACGCCGATCTGGTTCGGCAGCGCGATCAACAGCTTCGGCGTGCAGGAATTGATGACCGGGATCGCCGAGTACGGGCCGGCGCCCCAGCCGCAGCGCGCCGAGCCCCGTCAGGTGTCGGCCGATGAGACGAATGTCACGGGGTTCGTCTTCAAGGTGCAGGCCAACATGGACCCCAAGCACCGCGACAGGGTGGCCTTCGTGCGGCTGGCCTCGGGGCATTTCGAGCGGGGCATGAAGCTGACGCATGTGCGGTCGAAAAAGCCGATGGCGATCTCGAACCCGGTCCTGTTCCTCGCCGCCGACCGGGAGCTGGCCGAGGAGGCCTGGGCCGGCGACATCATCGGTATTCCGAACCACGGCCAGTTGCGGATCGGCGATGCGCTGACCGAGGGCGAGGCGCTGCGCTTTACCGGCATCCCGTCGTTTGCGCCCGAACTGCTGCAGGGCGTGCGTGCGGGCGACCCAATGAAGGCCAAGCATCTGGAAAAGGCGCTGATGCAGTTCGCCGAGGAGGGGGCTGCCAAGGTCTTCAAGCCCGCGATCGGTTCGGGCTTCATCGTCGGCGTGGTGGGCGCGCTGCAATTCGAGGTGCTCGCCAGCCGGATCGAGCTGGAATACGGCCTGCCGGTGCGCTTCGATCAGTCGCAGTTCCAATCCGCGCGCTGGCTCTCCGGCCCGAAGGACGCGGTCGAGGCCGTGATCGCGAAGAACCCCCAGCACATCGCCCATGACAACGATGGCGACCCCGTCTTCCTGACGCGCCTGCAATGGGACATCGACCGCATCGAGCGCGACCACCCGGAGGTCACGCTGAGTGCCACGAAGGAGATGATGTCGTGA
- a CDS encoding pyridoxamine 5'-phosphate oxidase family protein gives MTHDIDDLAALHALYGTPGRASIDKVADHVTPLYGRWIAAARFCILSTVGPEGTDASPRGDDGPVVAVADPRTLLLPDWRGNQRLDSLRNIVRDGRVSLMFMVPGSDNVVRVNGTARLTTDPAILERFEDRGRAPTCVAVITVAEIYSQCARAIMRAGLWGSAPAPDLPSVGDLLAEQDAGFDGAAYDADWPLRAARTMW, from the coding sequence ATGACCCACGACATCGACGATCTCGCCGCGCTTCATGCGCTCTACGGAACGCCCGGCCGCGCCTCGATCGACAAGGTGGCGGATCACGTCACGCCGCTCTACGGGCGGTGGATTGCGGCGGCACGGTTCTGCATCCTCTCGACCGTGGGGCCCGAAGGCACAGATGCCAGCCCGCGCGGCGATGACGGCCCGGTGGTGGCGGTGGCCGATCCGCGCACGCTTCTGCTGCCCGACTGGCGGGGCAACCAGCGGCTTGATTCGCTGCGCAACATCGTCCGCGACGGGCGCGTGTCGCTGATGTTCATGGTGCCGGGGTCCGACAATGTCGTCCGGGTAAACGGCACCGCGCGTCTGACGACCGACCCGGCGATCCTCGAACGGTTCGAGGATCGCGGGCGCGCGCCGACCTGCGTGGCGGTAATCACGGTGGCCGAGATCTACAGCCAATGCGCCCGCGCGATCATGCGCGCCGGTCTCTGGGGATCCGCGCCGGCGCCCGACCTCCCAAGCGTCGGCGACCTTCTGGCCGAACAGGACGCCGGCTTCGACGGCGCGGCCTACGATGCCGACTGGCCCCTGCGGGCCGCGCGGACGATGTGGTGA